Proteins co-encoded in one Dama dama isolate Ldn47 chromosome 2, ASM3311817v1, whole genome shotgun sequence genomic window:
- the ACRV1 gene encoding acrosomal protein SP-10, whose protein sequence is MKNFLLLVSLCFLGSARGASTQSDELLGSMDHQASVQQLSGDYFSLANPPDEALYETSSVDSALSEHGSSETAAAQHASGEPLAVEHAGGPASVDHATAVEHAPGEAAAGEHTLNEHASGEQPSVEQPIGEQPLGEQSVGEQAIGEQPTSEQVASDKPVGEQSAVEPASAEQVSGDKLGDQSSGEQPSDLPPSSTFSGPSLSCHTCSYMNDQGKCLRGEGVCATQNSQQCMLKKIFEGGKLQFMVQGCENMCPSMNLFSHGTRMQIICCRNQSFCNKI, encoded by the exons ATGAAGAATTTCCTTCTACTAGTGAGTCTGTGTTTCCTTGGATCTGCCAGAG GAGCATCAACTCAATCTGATGAGCTTCTTGGCTCTATGGATCATCAGGCATCAGTTCAGCAACTCTCAGGTGACTACTTTTCACTTGCAAACCCTCCGGATGAGGCTTTATATGAGACTTCTTCAGTCGACAGCGCTTTGAGTGAGCATGGTTCAAGTGAGACAGCTGCAGCCCAACATGCTTCCGGTGAGCCGCTGGCAGTTGAACACGCAGGCGGGCCCGCTTCAGTTGATCACGCTACTGCGGTTGAGCATGCTCCAGGGGAGGCCGCTGCCGGTGAGCACACACTGAATGAGCACGCTTCCGGTGAACAGCCTTCTGTGGAACAACCTATAGGTGAGCAGCCTCTAGGCGAACAGTCTGTCGGTGAACAGGCCATAGGCGAACAGCCCACAAGCGAACAGGTTGCAAGTGATAAGCCTGTAGGGGAACAGTCTGCAGTTGAACCGGCCTCAGCCGAACAGGTCTCAGGTGATAAACTGGGCGATCAATCTTCAGGGGAACAGCCCTCAGACCTCCCGCCTTCAAGCACATTTTCAG GCCCGTCCTTAAGCTGCCACACATGCTCTTATATGAACGACCAAGGAAAATGTCTTCGTGGCGAGGGAGTCTGCGCCACCCAGAATTCCCAGCAGTGCATGTTAAAGAAGATCTTTGAAG GTGGAAAACTTCAATTCATGGTTCAGGGATGTGAGAACATGTGCCCATCCATGAACCTCTTCTCCCACGGAACCAGGATGCAAATTATATGCTGTCGGAATCAGTCTTTCTGCAACAAGATCTAG